A stretch of Microbacterium sp. LWH3-1.2 DNA encodes these proteins:
- the fdxA gene encoding ferredoxin — protein MTYVIALPCVDVKDRACIDECPVDCIYEGERSLYIHPDECVDCGACEPVCPVEAIYYEDDLPEEWQDYYTANVEFFDDIGSPGGAAKTGVIAKDHPVIAALPPQGDGHD, from the coding sequence ATGACGTACGTGATCGCCCTGCCGTGCGTCGATGTGAAGGACCGAGCCTGCATCGACGAGTGCCCGGTCGACTGCATCTACGAGGGCGAGCGGTCGCTGTACATCCACCCCGACGAGTGCGTCGACTGCGGCGCCTGCGAGCCCGTGTGCCCGGTCGAGGCGATCTACTACGAGGACGACCTGCCGGAGGAATGGCAGGACTACTACACCGCGAACGTCGAGTTCTTCGACGACATCGGGTCGCCCGGCGGTGCGGCCAAGACCGGCGTCATCGCGAAGGACCACCCGGTCATCGCGGCGCTTCCTCCCCAAGGAGACGGCCATGACTGA
- a CDS encoding NAD(P)/FAD-dependent oxidoreductase encodes MTEPATAAPTTEVDVVIIGGGPAGLSAALNLGRARASVVLVDAGRPRNAATLRSHGFLTRDGVPPLELRKLARAELTAYPNVQVFDRTVVTALQERDGGEGRRFLAALQGRGTGIPPAVAARSVLVATGLRETLPAIASLRAFYGMTVFSCAACDAWELQDRPLALIGETRDLSARARLIARWTDRLTVFTNGSDAVDTVEEAELAASGIVVERRVIDDLEGDRGTVTAVRLVDGARVEIDGGFVRPQWHPALDFVGGIDLERDGFGNLVTDRSGRTSVAGLYAAGDAASPGPQQLIVAAGQGARAAAVMVHDLVGVSTAH; translated from the coding sequence ATGACTGAACCCGCAACCGCTGCGCCCACGACCGAGGTCGATGTCGTCATCATCGGCGGCGGCCCCGCGGGTCTGTCGGCGGCGCTCAACCTCGGGCGGGCCCGCGCGTCGGTCGTCCTCGTCGACGCCGGCCGGCCCCGCAACGCCGCGACCCTGCGCTCGCACGGGTTCCTCACGCGCGACGGCGTCCCGCCGCTCGAGCTGCGCAAGCTCGCGCGGGCCGAGCTCACCGCTTACCCGAATGTGCAGGTGTTCGACCGCACCGTCGTGACGGCGCTGCAGGAACGCGACGGCGGCGAGGGACGGCGTTTCCTCGCGGCGCTGCAGGGCCGTGGGACCGGCATCCCGCCGGCCGTCGCCGCGCGCTCGGTGCTCGTCGCCACCGGCCTGCGCGAGACCCTTCCCGCCATCGCGAGCCTGCGCGCCTTCTACGGCATGACCGTCTTCAGCTGCGCCGCGTGCGACGCGTGGGAGCTGCAGGACCGGCCGCTCGCCCTCATCGGCGAGACGCGCGATCTTTCCGCCCGCGCCCGGCTGATCGCCCGCTGGACCGACAGGCTGACCGTCTTCACCAACGGTTCGGACGCCGTCGACACGGTCGAAGAGGCCGAGCTCGCAGCATCCGGGATCGTCGTCGAACGGCGGGTGATCGACGACCTCGAAGGCGACCGCGGCACCGTCACGGCGGTGCGCCTCGTCGACGGCGCGCGCGTCGAGATCGACGGCGGCTTCGTGCGGCCGCAGTGGCACCCCGCCCTCGACTTCGTCGGCGGCATCGACCTCGAGCGCGACGGTTTCGGCAACCTGGTCACCGATCGCTCGGGGCGCACGTCGGTGGCGGGCCTGTATGCCGCGGGCGATGCCGCGTCCCCGGGTCCGCAGCAGCTCATCGTCGCCGCGGGGCAGGGCGCACGCGCGGCCGCTGTGATGGTGCACGATCTCGTCGGGGTGAGCACCGCCCACTGA
- a CDS encoding PadR family transcriptional regulator: MAERELTVTGYLTLGLLAGSDWSAYQLAEQLGRGVSELWPSADRGRYAVLNRLHKAGFVETRQEHTGKRARTIYSITPEGREALAAWLRTPVRPPTLEFEGMVRVLLSDQGSLDDLRATLDRTREQALANREMFARYAAFISATGGTFPERKHLFALANTFMIGHYDHIIAWADWAERQIADWPDTVTPARTRGGQVHDMLAPGREALAADSTGGQ, translated from the coding sequence GTGGCCGAACGCGAACTCACGGTCACCGGGTACCTCACCCTGGGTCTGTTGGCCGGAAGCGACTGGTCGGCGTACCAGCTCGCCGAGCAGCTCGGGCGCGGCGTCTCGGAGCTCTGGCCGTCCGCAGACCGTGGGCGCTATGCCGTGCTCAATCGCCTCCACAAGGCGGGATTCGTCGAGACGCGGCAGGAGCACACCGGCAAGCGCGCCCGCACGATCTACTCCATCACGCCGGAAGGGCGTGAGGCGCTCGCCGCGTGGCTCCGCACGCCGGTGCGGCCGCCGACCCTCGAGTTCGAGGGCATGGTGCGGGTGCTCCTGTCCGACCAGGGCTCGCTCGACGATCTGCGCGCGACCCTCGACCGCACGCGGGAGCAGGCGCTCGCGAACCGCGAGATGTTCGCGCGCTACGCGGCGTTCATCAGCGCGACCGGTGGCACCTTCCCCGAACGCAAGCACCTGTTCGCACTCGCCAACACGTTCATGATCGGCCACTACGACCACATCATCGCGTGGGCGGACTGGGCCGAGCGGCAGATCGCGGACTGGCCCGACACGGTCACACCCGCCCGCACCCGCGGCGGGCAGGTGCACGACATGCTGGCGCCCGGCCGCGAGGCGCTGGCCGCCGACTCCACCGGCGGGCAGTGA